One genomic segment of Sminthopsis crassicaudata isolate SCR6 chromosome 2, ASM4859323v1, whole genome shotgun sequence includes these proteins:
- the TIMM9 gene encoding mitochondrial import inner membrane translocase subunit Tim9, producing MAAQISETDQIKQFKEFLGTYNKLTETCFLDCVKDFTTREVKPEESTCSEHCLQKYLKMTQRISLRFQEYHIQQNEALAAKAGLLGQPR from the exons ATGGCTGCACAAATATCAGAAACTGATCAAATTAAACAG TTCAAAGAATTTCTTGGAACTTACAATAAACTCACAGAAACCTGTTTTCTGGATTGTGTTAAAGACTTCACAACAAGAGAGGTCAAACCTGAAGAG TCTACCTGCTCAGAACACtgcctacaaaaatatttaaaaatgacacAAAGAATATCCTTGAGATTTCAAGAGTATCATATTCAACAGAATGAAGCTTTGGCTGCCAAAGCAGGACTCCTTGGCCAACCACGATAG